A genomic region of Raphanus sativus cultivar WK10039 chromosome 6, ASM80110v3, whole genome shotgun sequence contains the following coding sequences:
- the LOC108807029 gene encoding F-box/kelch-repeat protein At2g22050, which yields MSNSNADEPPENYSTHPPPPPSLSSLPDEIVLRCLALVPRSYDLSLSWVSKHLRALVRSPELNKLRSNLHKKSLYVCLGEKGSDSTVKWLTLRPVEKTYRLVPNPTPFTPPHPLKKGSLTVAVGSKIFFLGGGSREPSSDLWILDTRSGNMTQGPSMSVPRAGRCAAAGVIDGKIYVMGGGEFQGEVKVEVFDPKSETWELAGAENVRNVEGKVYMVEYEKTSVYNPRGSEGEQLVQIVSERLERGGRKEKLKDGVDRVCVVEDVLFAFFQRSGLLWFDTKLNVWRRLVVRGDGKEMFIFHADAVVEYDGKLAVLYMWGESEVDGVVTKSVRCKLVSVHRGGDRMCGTIDWSGVVGTVPDSFDFLHCLAVSD from the coding sequence ATGTCTAACTCCAACGCAGACGAGCCACCGGAAAACTACAGCACCCATCCTCCGCCACCGCCGTCGCTTTCTTCACTGCCTGACGAAATCGTTCTGAGATGCTTGGCCCTTGTCCCAAGAAGCTACGACCTAAGCCTCTCGTGGGTCTCAAAACACCTAAGAGCCCTTGTCCGCTCGCCTGAGCTCAATAAGCTACGATCCAACCTCCACAAGAAGTCTCTCTACGTATGTTTGGGAGAAAAAGGAAGCGACTCAACCGTCAAGTGGCTAACTCTCCGTCCGGTTGAGAAAACGTATCGGTTAGTTCCGAATCCAACTCCTTTCACTCCTCCTCACCCTTTAAAGAAGGGTTCTTTGACCGTCGCTGTGGGGTCGAAGATCTTCTTCCTCGGCGGCGGATCTAGAGAACCTTCCTCGGATCTATGGATCCTTGACACCCGTTCTGGGAACATGACTCAGGGACCAAGCATGAGCGTGCCTCGAGCAGGCCGCTGTGCAGCTGCGGGAGTGATCGACGGGAAGATATACGTCATGGGAGGCGGAGAGTTTCAGGGAGAGGTCAAAGTCGAAGTTTTTGATCCAAAGTCGGAGACTTGGGAGCTTGCTGGGGCTGAGAACGTGCGTAACGTGGAGGGGAAGGTGTACATGGTGGAGTACGAGAAGACAAGCGTGTACAACCCGAGAGGATCCGAAGGAGAGCAGTTGGTTCAGATTGTGAGCGAGAGGCTCGAGAGAGGTGGGAGAAAGGAGAAGCTAAAGGATGGAGTGGATCGCGTGTGTGTTGTGGAGGATGTTCTCTTCGCCTTCTTTCAGCGGAGTGGGTTGTTGTGGTTCGATACGAAGCTTAACGTGTGGAGAAGATTGGTGGTTCGTGGCGACGGGAAGGAGATGTTTATCTTTCATGCGGATGCGGTCGTGGAATACGATGGTAAGCTAGCGGTTCTGTACATGTGGGGTGAAAGTGAAGTTGATGGTGTTGTCACCAAGAGTGTTCGGTGTAAGTTGGTCTCGGTGCATAGAGGTGGAGATAGGATGTGTGGGACGATTGATTGGTCTGGTGTTGTGGGTACTGTCCCTGATTCCTTTGATTTTCTGCATTGTTTAGCTGTTTCCGACTGA
- the LOC108808487 gene encoding F-box/kelch-repeat protein At2g22050-like — translation MQEQTFSVSNVETIMSNSKHTTHPPPPQPPSLFSLPEEIVLSCLARVPEMYHLNLLLVSKNLRALVRSLPEFKRLQPVPHKHSLYLCFLGNDNSSFHWFTLTTTRTTDYRLFLNPTPFPSHPKYGSSTVVSVGSKIFFIGRYYEPSSDLWILNTRSGNMTQGPSMSVPRVWGGAAVGVVDGKIYVIGGGVPFSDGRFQIQEETQVEVFDPKSGTWELAGAEYGRKALRCSASVEGKVYMVENNEIDVYNPREGERERMVHMVSHTLAEGGRKERLKAYATVRHLCVVEDVLFALFDWHGRIMWFDTKCNVWRRLVGPGGNKLRISPVGAMAEHDGKLAVLELCDVMEKDLTISTSVRCELVSLQRAGDRICGKVDWSGSVGTVPYLFRFLHCVAVSN, via the coding sequence ATGCAAGAACAAACTTTTTCAGTCTCTAATGTTGAAACAATAATGTCTAACTCCAAACACACAACCCATCCTCCTCCGCCGCAGCCGCCGTCGCTTTTTTCATTACCTGAGGAAATAGTTTTGAGTTGCTTGGCCCGCGTCCCAGAAATGTATCACCTAAATCTCTTATTGGTCTCAAAAAACCTAAGAGCCCTTGTTCGCTCGCTGCCTGAGTTCAAACGACTACAACCCGTCCCCCACAAGCACTCCCTCTATCTATGTTTCCTAGGAAACGACAACTCATCCTTCCACTGGTTTACCCtcacaacaacaagaacaacgGACTATCGCTTATTTCTGAACCCAACTCCCTTCCCTTCTCATCCTAAGTACGGTTCTTCAACCGTTGTCTCAGTGGGGTCAAAGATCTTCTTCATCGGCAGATATTACGAACCTTCCTCGGATCTATGGATCCTCAACACGCGATCTGGAAACATGACTCAGGGACCAAGCATGAGCGTGCCTCGAGTATGGGGCGGTGCAGCTGTGGGAGTGGTCGACGGGAAGATATACGTCATCGGAGGAGGCGTACCCTTCTCTGACGGAAGGTTTCAGATTCAGGAAGAGACCCAAGTTGAAGTTTTCGATCCAAAGTCGGGAACCTGGGAGCTTGCGGGGGCGGAGTACGGGCGTAAAGCCTTACGGTGTAGTGCCTCGGTGGAGGGGAAGGTTTATATGGTGGAGAACAACGAGATAGATGTGTACAACCCGCGAGAAGGTGAGAGAGAACGGATGGTTCATATGGTGAGCCATACACTCGCGGAAGGTGGAAGAAAGGAAAGGTTAAAAGCTTATGCTACGGTGCGTCACTTGTGTGTGGTGGAGGATGTTCTCTTTGCTCTCTTTGACTGGCATGGGAGGATTATGTGGTTTGACACAAAGTGCAATGTATGGAGGAGATTGGTCGGTCCTGGTGGGAATAAACTGCGAATCTCTCCTGTGGGTGCGATGGCGGAACACGACGGAAAGCTAGCGGTTTTGGAGCTGTGTGATGTAATGGAAAAGGATTTAACCATTAGCACGAGTGTTCGGTGTGAGTTGGTCTCGTTGCAAAGAGCTGGAGACAGGATTTGTGGGAAGGTCGATTGGTCTGGTTCTGTGGGTACAGTCCCATACTTGTTTCGTTTTCTGCATTGTGTAGCTGTTTCCAATTGA
- the LOC108811599 gene encoding F-box/kelch-repeat protein At2g22050-like has translation MPNSNADRTHPPPPPQPSLSSLPDDIVLRCLVLVPRIYHLNISWVSKHLRSLVHSPELNALRSILLPRSSSLHVCFEEIHGNGIDEEEHSTFHWFTLTSTEEEYGFVLTPTPFPPHPNYGSTTVVSVGSKIFFIGGSREPSTDLWILDTRTGNMTQGPSMSVPRVHLQAAVGVIDGKIYILGGGKFDEEFKVEVFDPESETWELAGAEIVRKIPRSGSSVLEGKVYMVEYGEINVYNPREGGGQRMVHMVSQRLSEDDGSKVKFTGMAYNVCVVEDVLFAFFIRTGLMWFDTKLNVWRKLIGRDGKELVISRVRAMSEYDGRLVVFTYIIPADVLRKSNAVDMKKDVQCMLVSLDRAGDKICGTIDWSGIVATVPVWFNSRHCLAVSE, from the coding sequence ATGCCCAACTCCAACGCCGACCGtactcatcctcctcctcctccgcagCCGTCTCTTTCCTCACTGCCTGACGATATCGTTTTGAGATGCTTGGTCCTTGTCCCAAGGATCTATCACCTAAACATCTCATGGGTCTCAAAACACCTAAGATCCCTTGTCCACTCGCCTGAGCTCAACGCCTTGCGATCCATCCTCCTCCCCAGGAGCTCCTCCCTCCATGTATGTTTTGAAGAAATCCACGGCAACGGCATTGACGAAGAAGAACATTCAACCTTCCACTGGTTTACTCTGACTAGTACAGAGGAGGAGTATGGGTTTGTTCTGACCCCAACTCCGTTCCCTCCTCATCCTAATTACGGTTCTACAACAGTCGTTTCAGTGGGCTCAAAGATCTTCTTCATTGGCGGATCTAGAGAACCATCCACGGATCTATGGATCCTTGATACACGAACTGGAAACATGACTCAGGGACCGAGCATGAGTGTGCCTCGAGTACATctccaagcagctgtgggagtAATCGACGGGAAGATATACATACTCGGAGGCGGAAAGTTTGATGAAGAGTTCAAAGTTGAAGTTTTTGATCCAGAGTCGGAGACTTGGGAGCTTGCTGGGGCGGAGATCGTTCGTAAGATTCCACGGAGTGGTTCCTCGGTACTGGAGGGGAAGGTTTATATGGTGGAGTACGGGGAGATAAATGTGTACAATCCGAGAGAAGGTGGAGGACAACGGATGGTTCATATGGTAAGCCAGAGACTCTCGGAAGACGACGGAAGCAAGGTTAAGTTCACTGGAATGGCGTATAACGTGTGTGTGGTGGAGGATGTTCTCTTTGCTTTCTTTATCCGGACCGGGTTGATGTGGTTTGATACAAAGCTCAATGTGTGGAGGAAATTGATTGGTCGTGATGGGAAGGAGCTGGTTATCTCACGTGTGAGGGCCATGTCGGAATATGACGGAAGGCTTGTTGTTTTTACCTACATTATTCCAGCTGACGTCTTGAGGAAATCAAATGCAGTTGATATGAAGAAGGATGTTCAGTGTATGTTGGTCTCACTGGATAGAGCCGGAGACAAGATTTGTGGGACGATCGATTGGTCTGGTATTGTGGCTACAGTCCCAGTTTGGTTTAATTCTCGGCATTGTTTAGCTGTTTCCGAGTGA
- the LOC108809857 gene encoding phytosulfokines 3, with protein sequence MAKFTTIFIMALLLCSTLTYAARLTPTTTTFSSREDSVKETEGDKAEEESCEGIEEDECLIRRTLVAHTDYIYTQNHKH encoded by the exons ATGGCTAAGTTCACAACCATTTTCATCATGGCCCTCCTTCTCTGCTCAACGCTAACATACGCAGCCCGGCTGACTCCGACGACAACCACCTTCTCTTCCAGAGAAGACTCCGTCAAG GAAACTGAAGGAGATAAAGCTGAAGAAGAAAGCTGCGAAGGAATTGAAGAAGATGAGTGTTTGATTAGACGAACTCTTGTTGCTCACACCGATTATATTTACACTCAGAATCACAAGCACtag
- the LOC108810136 gene encoding F-box/kelch-repeat protein At2g22050-like, with translation MSNSNADSTHPPPPPPQPSLTSLPDDIILRCLVLVPRIYHLNISWVSKHLRSLVRSPELNVLRSTLPKTKSSLHVCFEEHSTFHWFTLTTTTEEYGFVLNPTPFPSHPNYGSSTVVSVGSKIFFIGRSKEPSTDLWILDTRTGNMTQGPSMSVPRVHLQAAAGVIDGKIYVLGGRKFDAEVQVEVFDPESETWELAGAEIVRKIPWSGASVLEGKVYMVEYGETNVYNPREGGGQRMVNMASQRLSEDDGSKVTFTDMAYHVCVVKDVLFALFSQTGLMWFDTKLNVWRNVVGRDGKELVISRVRAMSEYDGRLAVFTYIIPADRLRNLNAVDMKRKVECMLVSLDRAGEKICGTIDWSGIVATVPVRFKPQHCLAVSE, from the coding sequence ATGTCCAACTCCAACGCCGACAGTAcccatcctcctcctcctcctccgcagCCGTCTCTTACTTCACTGCCTGACGATATCATTTTGAGATGTTTGGTCCTTGTCCCGAGGATCTATCACCTAAACATCTCATGGGTCTCAAAACACCTAAGATCCCTTGTTCGCTCGCCTGAGCTCAACGTCTTGCGATCCACCCTCCCCAAGACCAAGAGCTCCCTCCATGTATGTTTTGAAGAACATTCAACCTTCCACTGGTTTACTCTGACTACTACTACGGAGGAGTATGGATTTGTTCTGAACCCAACTCCCTTCCCTTCTCATCCTAATTACGGTTCTTCAACCGTCGTTTCAGTGGGCTCAAAGATCTTCTTCATCGGCAGATCTAAAGAACCATCCACGGATCTATGGATCCTTGATACACGAACTGGGAACATGACTCAGGGACCAAGCATGAGCGTGCCTCGAGTACATCTCCAAGCAGCTGCGGGAGTGATCGACGGGAAGATATACGTACTCGGAGGCCGAAAGTTTGATGCAGAGGTCCAAGTTGAAGTTTTCGATCCAGAGTCGGAGACTTGGGAGCTTGCTGGGGCGGAGATCGTTCGTAAGATTCCATGGAGTGGTGCCTCGGTACTGGAGGGGAAGGTTTATATGGTGGAGTACGGGGAGACAAATGTGTACAATCCGAGAGAAGGTGGAGGGCAACGGATGGTTAATATGGCAAGCCAGAGACTGTCGGAAGATGACGGAAGCAAGGTTACGTTCACTGATATGGCGTATCACGTGTGTGTGGTGAAGGATGTTCTCTTTGCTCTCTTTAGCCAGACCGGGTTGATGTGGTTTGATACAAAGCTCAATGTGTGGAGAAATGTGGTTGGTCGTGATGGGAAGGAACTGGTTATCTCACGTGTGAGGGCCATGTCGGAATATGACGGAAGACTTGCTGTTTTTACCTATATTATCCCGGCTGACCGCTTGAGGAATTTAAATGCAGTGGATATGAAGAGGAAAGTTGAGTGCATGTTGGTCTCACTGGATAGAGCTGGAGAAAAGATTTGTGGGACGATCGATTGGTCTGGTATTGTGGCTACAGTCCCAGTTCGGTTTAAACCTCAGCATTGTTTAGCTGTTTCCGAGTGA
- the LOC108810698 gene encoding F-box/kelch-repeat protein At2g22050-like, with amino-acid sequence MSNSNAEERPRRHSSTHHPSLSSLPEEIVLRCLALVPRIYHVSVSLVSKQLRSLVLSPELNGLRSIRNKKSLHVCLRKGYNDVHWFTLRPSEETETATEYRLVPNPTPFPPHPNHGSSTVVVGSKIFFIGGYREPSSDLWILDTRSGNMTQGPSMSVPRAKNEAAVGVIDGKIYVIGGGGFAPERFQEEIQVEVFDLNSETWELAGMENVRKTSRCSASVEGKVYMVEYEEINVYSPRERMVRMVSQRLSEGGRKDVLNDSAFIVCVVEDVLFAFFSKSGVMWFNTKLNVWRRLLGRDGKELPFVLHANEMAEYDDGRLVVLYTVSKSVRCVVVSLHRSGDMICGTIDWSGVLGTVRHSFDFLHCLAVSD; translated from the coding sequence ATGTCCAACTCCAACGCAGAGGAGCGACCGAGAAGACACAGCAGCACCCATCATCCCTCGCTTTCTTCACTCCCCGAAGAAATCGTATTGAGATGCTTAGCCCTCGTCCCAAGAATCTACCACGTAAGCGTCTCTTTGGTCTCAAAACAACTGAGATCCCTTGTTCTCTCCCCTGAGCTCAACGGCTTGCGATCCATCCGGAACAAGAAGTCCCTCCACGTATGTCTTCGAAAAGGATACAACGACGTCCACTGGTTTACTCTCCGTCCGAGCGAGGAAACAGAAACAGCAACGGAGTATAGATTAGTTCCGAACCCAACTCCCTTCCCTCCTCATCCTAATCACGGTTCTTCGACCGTCGTAGTGGGATCAAAGATCTTCTTCATCGGCGGATATAGAGAGCCTTCCTCGGATCTATGGATCCTTGACACCCGATCCGGGAACATGACTCAGGGACCTAGCATGAGCGTGCCTCGAGCAAAGAACGAAGCAGCCGTGGGAGTGATCGACGGGAAGATATACGTGATCGGAGGCGGAGGGTTTGCACCCGAAAGGTTTCAGGAAGAGATCCAAGTCGAAGTTTTTGACCTAAACTCGGAAACTTGGGAGCTTGCGGGGATGGAGAACGTGCGTAAAACCTCACGGTGTAGTGCCTCGGTGGAGGGGAAGGTTTATATGGTGGAGTACGAGGAGATAAATGTGTACAGCCCGAGAGAACGGATGGTTCGTATGGTAAGCCAGAGACTGTCGGAAGGTGGGAGAAAGGATGTGTTAAATGATTCGGCGTTTATTGTGTGTGTGGTGGAAGATGTTCTCTTTGCTTTCTTTAGCAAGAGTGGGGTCATGTGGTTTAATACAAAGCTGAATGTGTGGAGGAGATTGTTGGGTCGTGATGGGAAGGAACTACCTTTTGTCTTACATGCGAATGAGATGGCGGAATACGACGACGGGAGGCTTGTGGTTTTGTACACTGTTAGCAAGAGTGTTCGGTGTGTGGTGGTCTCGCTGCATAGATCTGGAGACATGATTTGTGGGACGATCGATTGGTCTGGTGTTTTGGGTACTGTCCGACATTCGTTTGATTTTCTGCATTGTTTAGCTGTTTCCGATTGA